From Laspinema palackyanum D2c, one genomic window encodes:
- the sppA gene encoding signal peptide peptidase SppA, with the protein MRDFFKYTFASILGTIVGLGVLGALSLGGLLIIVGTIATSSKDAGPNVENNSMLVFDLSMNITDSQPTSTTAEALSRTLSEDSEPSTMTLRQVVETIDAATADDRILGIYLHSTSSSSSNGFATLREVREALERFQDSGKTIIAYDQDWSEGEYYLASVSDEILLNPLGVLEMNGLSSETTFLAGGLEKYGIGVQVTRVGKYKSAVEPFVLTQSSPESRQQTEKLLSDIWSDFLTTVDRREKISAQQVQQVVNTRGMLMAAEAEQQGFVDRLAYFDEVVAQLKELTGTKEEDRTFEQISLPRYAAVSDAQRATKARSDSQIALVYADGEIVSGEGGSTQVGGDRLAKQLRDLRRDEDVKAVVLRVNSPGGSATASEVIQREVQLMAESKPIVVSMGNVAASGGYWISSYGSRIFAQPNTVTGSIGVFGMLLNVQSLGNQQGITWDVVKTGPYADIDTITRPRTAQEMAIIQQMVDRIYQRFLNLIVQSRNLPAQKVSEIAQGRVWSGQEAQKLGLVDEIGGLNDAILAAAELAELGDDWNLEEYPQTRTFEQILIERLLGSRLKALVPTPEPDPLTAQLQQLYEEVSIVKNLNDPFHAYTRLPFTFRIH; encoded by the coding sequence ATGCGAGATTTTTTCAAATATACCTTTGCTAGTATCCTCGGGACGATTGTCGGATTAGGCGTTTTAGGTGCTCTGAGTTTAGGTGGACTCTTGATTATTGTTGGGACGATCGCCACTTCGTCGAAAGATGCGGGACCGAACGTCGAAAACAACTCGATGCTGGTGTTTGACCTTTCGATGAATATCACCGATTCTCAACCCACCTCCACCACTGCCGAAGCATTATCCCGAACCCTCTCTGAGGACTCGGAACCGAGTACGATGACCTTGCGGCAGGTGGTGGAAACCATTGATGCTGCCACAGCGGACGATCGCATTCTCGGGATCTACCTCCACTCTACTTCCTCCAGCAGCAGCAACGGATTTGCCACCCTGCGGGAAGTGCGAGAGGCCCTCGAACGGTTTCAGGACAGCGGTAAAACCATTATTGCCTACGACCAAGATTGGAGTGAAGGGGAATACTACCTCGCCTCGGTTTCTGACGAAATTCTCCTCAATCCTCTCGGCGTCCTTGAAATGAATGGGTTGAGTTCGGAAACGACTTTCTTGGCAGGAGGTTTGGAGAAGTACGGCATCGGAGTTCAGGTGACCCGGGTCGGAAAGTATAAGTCCGCAGTGGAACCCTTTGTCTTGACCCAAAGTTCCCCAGAAAGTCGGCAACAGACGGAGAAGTTATTAAGCGATATCTGGAGTGATTTTCTGACAACGGTCGATCGCCGTGAGAAGATTAGCGCTCAACAGGTGCAGCAGGTGGTGAATACCCGGGGAATGCTCATGGCAGCAGAAGCGGAACAACAGGGATTTGTCGATCGCCTCGCCTATTTTGATGAGGTCGTCGCACAACTGAAGGAACTCACGGGTACAAAAGAGGAAGACCGCACCTTCGAGCAAATTAGTCTACCCCGTTATGCGGCAGTCAGTGACGCTCAAAGAGCGACTAAGGCACGCTCGGACTCGCAAATTGCCCTAGTCTATGCCGATGGGGAAATTGTGAGTGGGGAAGGCGGTTCTACTCAGGTGGGAGGCGATCGCCTCGCCAAACAATTGCGCGACTTACGGCGCGATGAGGATGTCAAAGCGGTTGTCTTACGGGTGAACAGTCCCGGAGGTTCTGCCACCGCATCGGAAGTGATTCAGCGTGAGGTTCAGTTGATGGCCGAAAGCAAACCCATTGTAGTCTCAATGGGAAATGTCGCCGCTTCCGGTGGGTATTGGATTTCTAGCTATGGGTCGAGAATTTTTGCTCAACCCAATACGGTGACGGGTTCCATTGGCGTGTTCGGAATGCTGCTGAATGTCCAGAGTTTGGGCAATCAGCAGGGGATTACCTGGGATGTGGTGAAAACCGGACCTTATGCGGATATTGATACGATTACCCGCCCGAGAACCGCCCAAGAAATGGCGATTATTCAGCAAATGGTCGATCGCATTTATCAGCGATTCTTAAACCTGATTGTCCAGTCTCGCAATCTACCCGCCCAAAAGGTAAGTGAGATTGCTCAAGGTCGTGTTTGGTCCGGTCAAGAAGCACAAAAACTGGGGTTAGTGGATGAAATTGGCGGTTTGAATGATGCCATTTTGGCCGCAGCGGAATTAGCAGAACTCGGTGATGATTGGAACCTGGAGGAATATCCCCAAACTCGCACATTTGAACAAATCCTGATTGAACGCTTGCTGGGAAGTCGCCTGAAAGCACTGGTTCCGACTCCGGAACCGGACCCACTAACGGCACAATTACAGCAACTGTATGAGGAAGTGTCGATTGTCAAAAATTTGAATGATCCGTTCCATGCTTACACTCGTCTGCCTTTTACCTTCCGGATTCATTAA
- a CDS encoding GH25 family lysozyme yields MCAKGIDVSDWQDPVNWNSVARDGMGFAFTKATEGATFVADSYRSNWAAIKSLGMPRGAYHFYRAKQDPRAQADIFLKTVKLEPNDLPPVLDIESTDGVGASSIIRDITTWVEIVEKETKRRPIIYTFPSFWERIGDPKIFTDYPLWIAHYQTNNPWVPGGWDNWTFWQYTESGKVSGINGGVDINWFNVCRQGGKGSHVKYIQMCLRDKGFNPGSIDGVFGATMHSTVMAFQRAMNVTVDGIVGIQTWAALVSTIQPSTQVQPTPPPIYIPTPTPSPIPPPTPAPPSPPIQSGPTPVIRLIDVCRFYQGFSHQNQALNWLQGQLSQANLLEFARRWRGHASASSPINFVDVAKFYQGLPMQDQAIHWLQGQVSSGILTEFARWWRSGTQQVATQSTSISLVDVCDYYQSLSNQKQALQWLQSQIPNSTLSEFSRQWRKLASVPVSANISLVDVCQFYQGLNHQKEAIEWLQRQLHSSVLDEFTRKWRG; encoded by the coding sequence ATGTGTGCAAAAGGTATCGACGTTTCCGATTGGCAAGACCCCGTAAATTGGAATTCCGTAGCTCGCGATGGCATGGGGTTTGCCTTTACAAAAGCAACCGAAGGCGCTACGTTTGTGGCCGATTCCTATCGCAGTAATTGGGCCGCAATCAAATCCCTGGGGATGCCACGGGGTGCTTACCACTTCTATCGTGCCAAACAAGACCCCCGCGCACAAGCGGATATTTTCCTCAAAACGGTGAAACTCGAACCGAATGATTTGCCGCCGGTTTTGGATATTGAATCCACCGATGGGGTCGGTGCAAGTTCGATTATTCGGGATATTACAACTTGGGTCGAAATTGTCGAAAAAGAAACCAAGCGTCGCCCGATTATTTACACTTTTCCCAGTTTTTGGGAACGGATTGGTGATCCTAAAATTTTCACGGATTATCCCCTGTGGATTGCTCACTATCAGACGAACAATCCCTGGGTTCCCGGGGGGTGGGATAATTGGACCTTTTGGCAATACACAGAAAGCGGTAAAGTCAGCGGAATTAATGGCGGTGTAGATATCAACTGGTTTAACGTCTGCCGCCAAGGAGGGAAAGGCTCTCATGTTAAGTATATCCAAATGTGTCTCCGGGATAAAGGATTCAATCCCGGGTCTATTGATGGGGTATTTGGCGCAACAATGCACTCAACGGTGATGGCCTTTCAACGGGCGATGAATGTTACCGTGGATGGGATTGTGGGAATTCAGACTTGGGCGGCCTTAGTGAGCACTATTCAACCCTCGACCCAAGTGCAACCGACGCCTCCCCCGATTTATATTCCCACGCCAACACCGAGTCCGATTCCCCCGCCCACTCCTGCACCTCCTTCGCCTCCCATTCAGTCGGGTCCGACTCCTGTAATTCGGTTGATTGATGTCTGTCGATTTTATCAGGGATTTTCCCATCAAAATCAAGCATTAAATTGGTTGCAGGGTCAATTATCTCAGGCGAATTTACTAGAATTTGCCCGTCGCTGGCGGGGTCATGCTTCGGCGTCATCCCCGATTAATTTTGTGGATGTTGCAAAATTTTATCAAGGATTGCCCATGCAAGACCAAGCGATTCATTGGTTGCAGGGTCAGGTTTCCAGTGGGATTTTAACCGAATTTGCCCGGTGGTGGCGATCGGGAACCCAGCAAGTGGCGACTCAATCCACAAGTATCAGTTTGGTGGATGTTTGTGATTATTATCAAAGCTTGAGTAACCAAAAGCAGGCGCTACAGTGGTTGCAAAGTCAGATTCCTAACAGTACCTTATCCGAGTTTTCTCGGCAATGGCGTAAGTTGGCCTCGGTTCCGGTTTCTGCCAATATTTCTTTGGTAGATGTCTGTCAATTTTATCAGGGATTAAACCATCAAAAAGAGGCCATAGAATGGCTGCAACGGCAGCTACATAGTTCGGTGTTGGATGAGTTTACCCGCAAGTGGCGGGGTTAA
- a CDS encoding helix-turn-helix transcriptional regulator, giving the protein MTDDKQKAKEQILYLLKMQGATSATDLAEQLEVSPMAIRQHLQALRGEGFVDYSEQRRPIGRPVKLWQLTDRTVNLFPNTHADLMVEFLNSFEAVLGEAELEKVLAERSRRQVQGYRVQFATLEGDNGPNSWQSRLDRQVERLAEIRTKEGYMAEAIAQPDGSWLFIENHCPIDEAARTCRLLCRSELEVLKTLFGPTVTIERVEHIMEGDRRCAYQITPNS; this is encoded by the coding sequence ATGACCGATGACAAACAAAAAGCAAAAGAGCAAATTCTCTACCTGTTAAAGATGCAAGGGGCCACCAGTGCGACGGACCTGGCAGAACAGTTAGAGGTGTCTCCCATGGCAATTCGCCAGCATTTACAGGCACTGCGGGGAGAGGGTTTTGTTGATTATTCGGAACAACGGCGTCCGATTGGGCGACCTGTGAAGTTGTGGCAGTTGACCGATCGCACCGTGAACTTATTTCCCAATACTCATGCCGACTTGATGGTAGAATTTCTGAATAGTTTTGAGGCAGTGTTAGGGGAAGCAGAATTAGAGAAAGTTTTGGCGGAACGATCGCGCCGACAAGTTCAAGGGTATCGCGTTCAGTTTGCCACATTAGAAGGGGATAACGGTCCAAATTCATGGCAATCCCGACTCGATCGCCAGGTGGAACGCCTTGCAGAAATTCGGACCAAGGAAGGATATATGGCAGAGGCGATCGCCCAACCGGATGGGTCCTGGTTATTCATCGAAAACCACTGTCCCATTGATGAAGCGGCGCGCACTTGTCGATTGTTATGTCGGTCCGAACTAGAAGTTTTAAAAACCCTATTTGGACCGACAGTTACCATCGAACGGGTAGAACATATTATGGAAGGTGATCGGCGTTGTGCCTATCAAATCACCCCTAATTCCTAG
- a CDS encoding HNH endonuclease: protein MSKTPRIRIPPAVRAYVLERDRHQCQSCGKMEQETELNIDHIIPLAMGGSNDISNLQTLCRQCNQRKSADLDPRFQRRFDL, encoded by the coding sequence ATGAGTAAAACGCCTAGAATTCGGATTCCGCCCGCAGTTAGAGCTTATGTGTTGGAACGCGATCGCCATCAGTGCCAAAGTTGTGGCAAAATGGAACAAGAAACCGAACTGAATATTGATCATATTATTCCTCTGGCGATGGGGGGGTCCAACGATATCAGTAATCTGCAAACCCTTTGCCGTCAGTGCAATCAACGCAAAAGTGCCGACTTAGACCCTCGATTCCAGCGTCGGTTTGACTTATAA
- a CDS encoding dynamin family protein, which yields MTQLLPQCQQLQDQVDRILELLHQEPALRQQDITAVQSSLKKAVAPKFEIVFAGAFSAGKSMLINALLERELLYSAEGHATGTECYIEYAEPDQGRVVLTFLSVREIKDQIKALCERLGIADATNIEEPEVLKLLRQIGEAKLTKEGGESKSQLAKQAKALILLLDGFSENSSRIHPVNNNTFSMEQFNFSNLKEAASYARRGSNSSVLKRIEYYCYHPLLKDGNVLIDLPGIDAPVKRDAELTYRKIEDPETSAVVCVLKPASEGDMTTEETELLEKMRSNPGIRDRVFYVFNRIDETWYNTQLRQRLDDLIVTQFRDNNNRLYKTSGLLGFWGSQIKQTSERDRYGLDSLFAESVKNTSIQEDTPQFVNEFNRYCANSGKLSPSQFKIAVYSYETPNENYVRILNECGTSLINQLISDSGIEEFRTSITNYLTNEKRPLLFKTLANDLQPICLVLSRHYVQQYRDLESQPVNIEGLKLRRMEQLNNDLRRLGMALNEHITQEVNEVVTNQCLTFEEDFRKLKVRMVCRMDELLNTFSVEEAYRQATFTHPRNSTAPLLAILVEAFYYLSNELEEVLAEESERTVANYFAYLIERIRRQEYYRDLCRLVGGDAGLEQTVKNLEVQVQQAIRAAASTECDRFVRESPRFYDEGTFSIYQFRKVLQQTSQSFDCISMKDAEPAIRQLLKLDFEPKVKHTIQSTFRQTVNQTLKTHLLPLVKQQEEMILQQYNRARSHLEKTLEREAQEQLDSNQIQLQEVQKKMADYNQVVSGINSCLQAMLLDRYQLPLANLQEPIIEVEPVEVEDGEFAEVVEMI from the coding sequence ATGACTCAATTACTCCCTCAGTGTCAGCAGCTACAGGATCAGGTCGATCGCATCCTCGAATTGTTGCATCAAGAACCCGCCTTGCGACAACAGGATATCACCGCTGTTCAATCTTCTCTGAAAAAGGCCGTGGCCCCTAAGTTTGAAATTGTCTTTGCCGGGGCTTTTAGTGCGGGTAAATCCATGTTGATTAATGCCCTGTTAGAACGCGAATTACTCTACAGTGCAGAAGGTCACGCCACGGGAACCGAGTGCTATATTGAATATGCCGAACCGGACCAAGGGCGAGTGGTTCTCACGTTTTTGAGTGTTCGGGAGATTAAAGACCAGATTAAGGCTTTATGTGAGCGTCTGGGAATCGCAGACGCTACCAATATTGAGGAACCCGAAGTTCTCAAACTGTTGCGGCAGATTGGAGAAGCCAAGCTGACTAAAGAAGGGGGGGAAAGTAAATCCCAGTTAGCCAAGCAAGCGAAAGCATTAATCTTATTGCTGGATGGATTTTCCGAAAATAGCAGCCGCATCCATCCGGTGAATAATAACACCTTTTCGATGGAACAGTTTAACTTTTCCAACCTCAAAGAGGCGGCAAGTTATGCCCGACGGGGTAGCAATAGTTCGGTATTGAAACGGATTGAATATTACTGCTATCATCCCTTGCTCAAAGATGGGAATGTGCTGATTGATTTACCGGGAATTGATGCGCCGGTAAAACGGGATGCAGAACTGACCTATCGCAAGATTGAAGACCCGGAAACCTCGGCGGTGGTATGCGTCCTCAAACCGGCATCGGAAGGGGATATGACGACAGAAGAGACGGAATTGTTGGAAAAGATGCGGTCTAATCCAGGAATTCGCGATCGCGTCTTTTATGTCTTCAACCGCATTGACGAAACCTGGTATAATACCCAACTGCGGCAACGGTTAGATGACCTAATTGTTACCCAGTTCCGAGACAACAACAACCGCCTCTATAAAACCAGTGGATTGCTGGGATTTTGGGGAAGTCAAATCAAACAAACCAGCGAACGCGATCGCTACGGATTAGATTCCCTATTTGCCGAAAGCGTCAAAAACACCAGCATTCAGGAAGATACCCCGCAATTTGTCAACGAATTTAACCGCTACTGCGCCAACTCGGGGAAACTCTCCCCCAGTCAATTCAAAATTGCGGTTTACAGCTACGAAACCCCCAATGAGAACTACGTCCGCATCCTCAATGAATGCGGAACCTCTCTCATCAATCAACTGATTTCTGATAGCGGGATTGAGGAGTTTCGCACCAGCATTACCAACTATTTGACCAACGAAAAACGCCCTCTCCTCTTTAAAACCCTCGCCAATGACCTCCAACCCATCTGTCTCGTCTTAAGTCGCCATTACGTCCAACAATATCGGGACTTAGAGAGTCAACCCGTCAACATTGAAGGGTTAAAATTGCGGCGGATGGAACAACTGAATAATGACTTACGCCGCCTGGGAATGGCCTTAAATGAACATATCACCCAAGAGGTGAATGAAGTTGTAACCAATCAATGCCTCACCTTTGAGGAAGACTTCCGTAAACTGAAAGTCCGCATGGTTTGCCGTATGGATGAACTGTTGAATACCTTCTCAGTGGAAGAAGCGTATCGGCAAGCGACTTTCACCCATCCTCGCAACTCAACTGCGCCGTTATTGGCAATTTTAGTGGAGGCTTTTTATTACTTGTCTAATGAATTAGAGGAGGTATTGGCAGAAGAATCAGAACGAACGGTTGCCAATTATTTTGCCTATTTAATCGAGCGAATTCGCCGTCAGGAGTATTATCGAGACTTATGCCGATTAGTGGGCGGTGATGCGGGATTAGAACAGACGGTTAAGAATTTGGAGGTGCAAGTGCAGCAAGCGATTCGCGCTGCGGCGAGTACGGAATGCGATCGCTTCGTGCGGGAGAGTCCTCGCTTTTACGATGAAGGCACTTTTTCGATTTATCAGTTCCGAAAAGTGCTGCAACAAACCTCTCAAAGTTTTGATTGCATCAGCATGAAAGATGCAGAACCGGCGATTCGCCAGTTGTTAAAGTTGGATTTTGAACCGAAAGTCAAACACACGATTCAAAGTACCTTCCGGCAAACGGTGAATCAAACCCTAAAAACTCATTTGTTGCCGTTAGTTAAGCAGCAAGAGGAGATGATTCTCCAACAATACAACCGGGCGCGATCGCACCTAGAGAAAACCTTAGAACGAGAAGCACAGGAGCAACTCGATAGTAATCAAATCCAGTTGCAAGAAGTCCAGAAGAAAATGGCTGATTACAATCAGGTGGTTTCTGGGATTAATAGCTGTTTACAGGCGATGCTTTTAGACCGCTATCAGTTACCTTTGGCTAATTTGCAAGAGCCGATTATAGAGGTGGAACCTGTTGAAGTGGAAGATGGGGAGTTCGCCGAGGTGGTGGAGATGATTTAA
- a CDS encoding amino acid permease, whose amino-acid sequence MIELATAFTHNRGLITVSSVLPSGSRDTAQQTKLEATIRDYLEKRGVQALVRLITAPDPFVGAENLVEIYGLGPLVPNTIVLGDSEEPSHRDRYCDMIANLHQAKRNLIIFRENADKGFGKRRRIDVWWGGLQANGGLMLILAYLVRTSSQWQNAQVYLKLVVPDRTAAESAEANIASLVKQLRIGAIPEVLVADGQSFNEILHESSQDTDLVFLGMATPRENYTDYYEQLQARAAGLPTTIFVLAAPDFAFEEVLTDNA is encoded by the coding sequence TTGATAGAACTCGCCACCGCCTTCACTCACAATCGCGGGTTAATTACGGTTTCCAGTGTTCTCCCGAGTGGGTCTAGGGATACGGCCCAACAAACCAAACTGGAAGCCACGATTCGGGACTATTTAGAAAAGCGGGGAGTTCAAGCCTTAGTGAGATTAATTACCGCCCCAGACCCCTTTGTTGGGGCGGAAAATTTAGTAGAAATTTATGGACTCGGACCCTTAGTGCCGAATACCATTGTACTGGGAGATAGTGAGGAACCGTCCCATCGCGATCGCTATTGTGACATGATCGCCAACCTACACCAAGCCAAGCGGAACCTGATTATCTTTCGGGAAAATGCCGACAAGGGGTTTGGTAAACGTCGCCGGATTGATGTGTGGTGGGGTGGATTACAAGCCAATGGCGGTCTGATGTTGATTTTGGCCTATTTAGTCCGAACCAGCAGCCAATGGCAAAATGCCCAAGTCTATCTCAAACTGGTTGTCCCCGATCGCACTGCTGCCGAGTCTGCCGAAGCGAATATCGCCTCCTTGGTAAAACAATTACGCATCGGTGCCATTCCAGAAGTTCTGGTTGCTGATGGACAATCCTTTAATGAGATTCTGCATGAGTCTTCCCAAGACACGGATCTCGTCTTCCTCGGCATGGCCACCCCTCGCGAAAATTATACGGATTACTATGAACAATTACAAGCTCGCGCTGCCGGTTTACCCACCACAATTTTTGTCCTGGCTGCCCCAGATTTTGCCTTTGAAGAGGTGTTAACCGACAATGCTTAA
- a CDS encoding KGK domain-containing protein: MSNNFEPLRADEVVSVDNSLKILVNHPTFKTHELTEALITLLKNADRIFQADKVDEKMKWGGEGITAQVLKYGADGWQKGKVRISLEFCPDEPEVKKTSNEPNTSEPESPLDEIRRMQE; this comes from the coding sequence ATGAGCAATAATTTTGAGCCACTACGAGCGGATGAGGTTGTGTCGGTCGACAATTCTTTGAAAATATTAGTTAACCATCCAACATTCAAAACTCATGAACTAACGGAAGCCCTAATAACTCTACTAAAGAATGCCGATCGGATATTTCAAGCAGATAAAGTAGACGAAAAAATGAAATGGGGTGGCGAAGGAATCACAGCCCAAGTATTAAAATATGGAGCGGATGGCTGGCAAAAAGGAAAAGTTAGAATTAGCTTGGAATTTTGCCCAGATGAGCCAGAAGTAAAAAAAACATCGAATGAACCCAACACCAGCGAACCTGAATCACCCCTTGATGAGATTCGACGGATGCAAGAATGA
- the hisA gene encoding 1-(5-phosphoribosyl)-5-[(5-phosphoribosylamino)methylideneamino]imidazole-4-carboxamide isomerase → MEVIPAIDLLEGRCVRLYQGDYDRSDVFNEDPVAVAKQWVEEGATRLHLVDLDGAKAGEPRNLKTIEAIARAISVPIQVGGGLRDYASVANLLSLGIDRAILGTVAVEKPELVQQLAQEFPGHIVVGIDARDGKVATRGWLETSEVLATVLAQQMVELGVAAIIYTDIHRDGTLAGPNIPALRELARAIDIPIVASGGVSSLTDLLSLLALEPLGVNSVIVGRALYTGDVSLKEAIQAIGPGRIQDVPPDFGSSTFA, encoded by the coding sequence ATGGAAGTGATTCCAGCGATTGATTTATTAGAAGGTCGTTGTGTCCGTCTGTATCAGGGGGATTACGATCGCTCGGATGTGTTTAACGAAGACCCGGTGGCGGTTGCCAAACAATGGGTAGAGGAAGGTGCGACTCGCTTGCATTTAGTGGACCTGGATGGGGCAAAAGCGGGGGAACCGCGTAATCTGAAAACCATCGAGGCGATCGCCCGCGCTATATCCGTCCCCATCCAAGTTGGTGGCGGATTGCGAGACTATGCCTCGGTTGCCAATCTATTATCCCTCGGGATTGATCGCGCCATCCTCGGCACTGTGGCAGTTGAAAAACCGGAACTCGTCCAGCAACTCGCCCAAGAATTTCCGGGTCACATTGTGGTGGGAATTGATGCGCGAGATGGCAAAGTTGCCACCCGGGGATGGTTGGAAACCTCGGAAGTGTTAGCGACGGTATTGGCGCAACAAATGGTGGAATTAGGCGTGGCGGCGATTATCTATACGGATATTCATCGCGATGGAACATTGGCAGGACCGAATATTCCCGCCCTGCGGGAACTGGCGAGGGCCATAGATATTCCGATTGTGGCCTCCGGTGGTGTGAGTTCCCTGACGGATTTGCTCAGTTTGCTGGCCCTGGAACCTTTAGGGGTGAATAGTGTGATTGTGGGACGCGCACTTTATACCGGGGATGTTTCCCTGAAAGAAGCAATCCAGGCGATCGGTCCTGGACGAATTCAGGATGTGCCACCGGATTTTGGGTCATCTACTTTTGCTTGA
- a CDS encoding ferredoxin reductase family protein, which produces MQRLLMRSPVAVAAFWIALYIAIALLPLLVLILHAPPEARDFWTEFSVALGFIGLAMIALQFALTARIHHIESSYGIDIILQFHRYISLVAFTLIIIHPLILFINEPETLELLNVFQAPWRARFAVTGTVALIILVITSVWRKRLGIPYEEWRIAHGILAVSAVGFGIAHAVGVGYYLNFFWKIVLWSSVGVLALLLLIYVRLVKPWLMTRKLYLVEEVIPQRGDVWTLALRPRGHEGITFHPGQFAWITLEISPFRMREHPFSMSSSGDHAERLEFSIKALGDFTKTIKDVKPGTKAFLDGPYGTFTIDKYWDTAGFVLVAGGIGITPMMSMLVTACERKDDRPFLLIYGSKTWDDITFREELEALKDQLDLTIVHVLREPPDDWEGETGYVDKELLEKYMPTHAGSRQYFICASPKMMDGVEAAFYELNVPVTHVHMEHFNLV; this is translated from the coding sequence ATGCAACGCCTACTGATGAGAAGTCCAGTAGCGGTAGCCGCGTTCTGGATTGCTTTATATATTGCGATCGCGCTTTTACCCTTGCTGGTGCTGATTTTGCACGCTCCTCCAGAAGCGAGAGATTTCTGGACAGAATTTTCCGTTGCCCTCGGGTTTATCGGACTGGCGATGATTGCCTTGCAGTTTGCCTTAACCGCCCGGATCCATCACATCGAGTCTTCTTATGGCATTGATATCATCCTCCAGTTTCACCGCTACATTTCTCTCGTCGCCTTTACCCTGATTATTATCCATCCGTTAATTTTATTTATTAACGAACCGGAGACCCTAGAACTGTTAAACGTTTTCCAAGCACCTTGGCGGGCGAGATTTGCGGTGACGGGCACCGTAGCGCTGATTATTCTGGTGATAACTTCCGTCTGGCGCAAGCGCCTGGGAATTCCCTATGAGGAATGGCGGATTGCTCATGGCATTTTAGCCGTCAGTGCCGTGGGTTTTGGGATCGCACACGCTGTCGGCGTTGGCTATTACTTAAACTTCTTCTGGAAAATTGTGCTATGGAGTTCGGTCGGGGTTTTAGCCTTATTGTTATTAATCTATGTTCGCCTGGTTAAACCCTGGTTAATGACGCGAAAACTCTATCTTGTAGAAGAAGTCATCCCCCAACGCGGAGATGTTTGGACCTTGGCATTGAGACCCAGAGGTCATGAAGGCATCACCTTTCATCCGGGACAATTTGCCTGGATTACCCTAGAAATTTCTCCCTTTCGGATGCGCGAACATCCCTTTTCCATGTCATCTTCTGGAGACCATGCCGAACGCTTAGAGTTTAGCATCAAGGCATTAGGAGATTTCACCAAAACTATTAAGGACGTGAAACCGGGGACGAAAGCCTTCCTCGATGGACCTTATGGCACTTTTACCATTGACAAATATTGGGATACCGCTGGATTTGTTCTGGTGGCTGGAGGGATTGGGATTACACCCATGATGAGTATGTTGGTAACCGCCTGTGAACGAAAAGATGACCGGCCTTTTTTGTTGATTTATGGGAGCAAAACCTGGGATGATATTACCTTTCGGGAAGAGTTAGAAGCACTTAAAGACCAGTTAGACCTGACCATTGTCCATGTCTTGAGAGAACCCCCGGATGATTGGGAAGGGGAAACCGGCTATGTGGATAAAGAGCTTTTGGAAAAATATATGCCGACTCATGCCGGAAGTCGTCAGTATTTTATCTGTGCCTCACCGAAAATGATGGATGGGGTAGAAGCGGCATTTTACGAGCTAAATGTGCCCGTGACTCATGTCCACATGGAGCATTTTAATTTAGTTTGA